Within the Chitinispirillales bacterium genome, the region TTTGACATTTTTGATTTAATAAAAAGCGCGGGCGGTATTTCCGTTATGGCTCATCCGGGTATTACAAACGTTGATTATCTTATCCCGGAATTAATTGATCAAGGTTTATGCGGACTTGAAGTTTATCATGCCGACCATAACGTATTACAACAAAAACATTATGCGGAAATTTGTAAGAAAAATAAATTATTGTTTACAGGCGGGAGCGATTTCCATAGAATAACAAGTAAAATTCATTCGATAGAAATAGGATCGCCGCCGATTAGGCGTTCTCTTCTTGACGGTCTCAAACTAAAATACAAGGAGTTTTTGTGAGTGTGACAAAAGTGGTGCCTGTTATTCTTGCGGGAGGAAGCGGTGAAAGGTTTTGGCCGGCAAGCCGTTCCCAAAAACCAAAACAGGTTTTACCGTTAATAAGTGAAAAACTTATGATTGAAGAAACGATAGAACGAGTTATACCGCTTTGCTGTAATTCTGAAAAGCCGCTTATTGTTACGGGAGAAAAAATCGCAAAACCTATTTGTGAAATTCTTAATGTAAAATACGAATTTGACATGATAGTCGAGCCGATTGGTAAAAATACAGCTCCTGCAGTTGCGGCGGCGGCGGTTTGGTGCAAAAAAAATTACGGTGCGGACTCTGTGATGGTTATCGTTTCGGCAGACCATGCGATTCGTCCGCTTGAGAAATTTGTAAACGCGGTAAAATACGGAGTCGAAATTGCAAATTCGGAAAAAACGCTTGTGGTATTCGGAATCATGCCGAATCGTCCGGAAATTGGCTATGGATATATTGAATTGGGTGATGAAAAATGTGTTTCGTCGGACGGTATAAAAAGTTTTTCCGTTAATAAATTTGTTGAGAAACCGTCTGTCGAAAAAGCAAAAGAATATCTATCTTCGGGTAAATATTTGTGGAACAGCGGTTCTTTCATTTGGAAAACTGAAACGATTATAGAACAATTTGAAGAAAATATGCCGAGTTTATATAGCGATATTTTAAAATTAGAAGAAAGCGGTTGTACAAAAGAAGCTCTTAATAAATTTTATGTTGATTGCGTCAAAGAATCAATCGATTTTGGCATTATGGAAAAAGCAAAAAATGTTTCGGTAATCAAAGGTGTTTTTGAGTGGGACGATATAGGTACTTGGGAAGCGATGGTTCGTATCCATGGAAAAGACGAAAACCGTAATACTTGTGCTGGTAATGGTATATTTTCAACGGAAAACAAAGATTGTATAATTGTAAACAAATCAAAAAATTCGGTTGCGGTTATCGGTGCTGAAAATATGCTTGTGGTAAACGTCGATGATGCAACTTTGGTAATTTCCAGAGACAATTTGCCGGAATTGAAGAAATATATAACAGAAATGAAAAATGTGTTCCCAGAGAATTTGTATTAAAAATGGCAATTATACGCTTACGTCACCGTGCACTCGCTAATCCTATTCCGGCGGCATCTTACCATTGTCGATAATCTTTTGAAATTCTAAAAAGAATTCTTTGAAATACCTTAAAATAAAATAGCGATTTGATTTCAAATCGCTATTTTATTTTCAAATCCGAATAAACCATTTATTGTTCTGTAAAAGTATATGTATAAATTTTCAGTTGTTTTGTACCGTTATTTTCCATCACAGAATATGGAGTGTTTTTTGCTTCACTGAGGAACGTTTGACCATTAGTGATACTGAATATGCCTTCATTTCCTGTCCAAGTGAAAGAAAATGGCGAACCTTGTACAGATATCTTGAAGCCATCAAGCATTCCGTATTGTTCCTCTTTTCCCGTTCCATTTGCATTGAACGTAATGATAACATAATGGTCATAACCTTGTCCTTCGTAGTTATCCAATACTATTTCCCAAGTTCCTATTATCTCAAGCGAAGAATAATTATAGGGGGGGGGTTATTATCTTCATCTTTGGAACATCCTACAAAGAACATAACGCTGAACATTGCCAACACAACAAGAAAATTACATTTAATCTGTTTCATAAACCCATCCTTTAAAAAATTAAAACGTTTATTTGTAACGGTTATTGTTACCTTATTAACAACTTGCTTTCTATCTGTTTCCTAATCCGAATTCATATCCGACCGTGAAACTCAATTTTGCACGGTAAAGAAAATTTTCTTTTTTTGTCTCCGCTTTTTCGCCG harbors:
- a CDS encoding NTP transferase domain-containing protein: MSVTKVVPVILAGGSGERFWPASRSQKPKQVLPLISEKLMIEETIERVIPLCCNSEKPLIVTGEKIAKPICEILNVKYEFDMIVEPIGKNTAPAVAAAAVWCKKNYGADSVMVIVSADHAIRPLEKFVNAVKYGVEIANSEKTLVVFGIMPNRPEIGYGYIELGDEKCVSSDGIKSFSVNKFVEKPSVEKAKEYLSSGKYLWNSGSFIWKTETIIEQFEENMPSLYSDILKLEESGCTKEALNKFYVDCVKESIDFGIMEKAKNVSVIKGVFEWDDIGTWEAMVRIHGKDENRNTCAGNGIFSTENKDCIIVNKSKNSVAVIGAENMLVVNVDDATLVISRDNLPELKKYITEMKNVFPENLY